Genomic DNA from Candidatus Koribacter versatilis Ellin345:
CAGGAAGACCCGCATGGTGTTCATGCCGAGGCCTTCGGCCCATCCGAGCTCGCGGTCGATCTCCTGCGGGTTGAAAGTGTCGGCCTGCCACATCTCGAGTTCGTTGATCGCGTCGGTGGGAATGAAGTTGCTGCCGACGAGCCAGGGCTGCTGCTTGTACCACTGCGCGGCTTTTTCTTCCGTCCAGCGCGGGGTTTGTGCGACCGCAGTGAAAGAGACGAGGAGGAGGAGAAGACCGATGAGTTGCTGCTTTCGATGTGAACGCACTTTGCCTCCGAGGAATCAACGCTGGTGAAGCACGTTCTCGACGAGATCGCCGAGTTATTGCGCCGTGAATTCGTTGCCTTCGAGATTTGCTACCAGTTTGCCTTTGCGATCGAGTATCGCGGTATGGAAGGAATGGATGTAGAGACCTTCGTCCGGGTAATAGTTCATGTCGAAATAGTGGCAGACCTTCTGCACTTGATCGAGGGAGCCGGAGAGAACATGCCAGCCTTTCGGGTCAGCGTTCCATTTTGGCGCATAGCTCGCGAGGGTCTCCGGTTGGTCGTGGCCGGTGTCGATGACGATATTGAGCAGCACGAGATCGCCGCTGACGATCTGACCCAGTAGCCGCCATCGGTGGTGATGTCGGTAGAGAGCTGCTTTGCGAGGGGGCTGCGAAGTCTTCGCCCTTCTGCAGGCGCTGAAGAATGGACTCGGCCTGGGGATCGGTGTCGACGACGATGATGCGGATTCCAACTTCTTTCGATGGCGGCTGCTGGGGGATGACTTGTACCGGCAAGGTCAGGATTGAGCCGAGTAAAACGCTTCCCCACCAACGAATTCTGAGCCAGGCAAATTGCACGGAACCACCGCGCATCGCGGAGAGACCGCGTGCCGCCAAAATATAACAGTTTTTCGAGTAATCGTTTGCCCGAAGCGGGCACCAAGAGGCGCTGGAAGCCGTGTATATTAGCGGGAATGTCCCTGGGGATCCTCTCGCGATCGAGCCGCGATCGCTGCTTTTCGTTTTTCCTGGCTGCGGCTTTGAGCCTGCTGAATCCGCACGTTTCCGCGGGCCAGGAGCCCAATGCCGGCCAAGGCATGGGCGTTTCTACCTCCGGTACTCACGCGGCAGTTCTCGACAACCAGAAGCGGCCGATTACAGCCGGCGGATTCGTGGACACCGGGCCTGTGGTGTTTCAGGACATCACTGCTCAAGCCGGGCTTGCCGCCTGGAACCACGTGATGGGTTCGGAGAAAAAACAATTCATTTTGGAGACGGTCGGATCGGGCGTCGCTCTGCTCGATTACGACAACGACGGTTGGTTGGACATTTACGTTGTGAACGGCTCGACCTACGATGCTTTGAACGGTAAGGCGGACTCGCCGCATGCAGCGCTATTTCACAACAATCACGACGGAACGTTCACGGATGTAGCCAAGCAGGCGGGCGTGACCAACAATCGCTGGGGCTTCGGCGTTGCAGTGGGCGACTACGACAACGACGGCTGGCCCGACGTGTACGTGACGAATTTCGGTAAGAATCGCCTGTACCACAACAATCATGATGGGACGTTTACCGACGTTGCGGAGAAAGCGGGCGTCGCGCTAGGCGGGTGGTCCACTGGGCCCACGTTTGGCGACTACGATGGCGATGGAAAGCTGGATCTATTCGTTCCGGGATATGTGCAGTACGACATTGCGCACCCGCCAGTACCCGGCTCGGATGTGGTTGCATTTTCGACTTGCGAATTCCGCGGCATCAAGGTGATGTGCGGTCCGCGCGGACTGAAGGGCGAGCAGGACCACCTCTTCCATAACAATGGCGACGGTACGTTCACGGACGTGAGCGAGAAGGCCGGCGTCAGCGATAAGAACGGGTACTACGGACTCGCTTCGGTGTTCGTCGATCTCAATAACGATGGCCGCGTGGACCTCGCCGTGGCTGACGACTCGACGCCGAACTATCTCTACATCAACAAGAACAATGGGACCTTTGAGGATGCCAGCTATGCGTCGGGATATGCGCTGAATGAGGACGGACACGAGACTGCATCCATGGGGATTGCGGTGGGGGACTATCGCAATAACGGGCTGCTGGACCTCTACAACACGGTGTTCTCGGACGATTACAACCCGCTGTATCGCAATGATGGCGATGGGAACTTTACCGAAGTCAGCTACTCGATGGGAATCGCGGAGTGGACTATTCCATTCCTCGGATGGGGCACCGTGTTTCTCGATTTCGACAACGATGGCTGGAAAGATTTGCTGGTTGCGAACGGGCATGTGTATCCCGAAGTAGACAAGAGCGATTGGGGTACGACCTTCAAGCAACGTCCGCTATTGATGCATAACGTGAAAGGCAAATTCGAACTGATGCCGGCGGTTACCGGATCGGCGCTGGCGAGTGTTTATGCAGGGCGCGGTCTGGCATACGGCGATCTCTTCAACGACGGCAAGATCGATGCGGTGATCAATCAACTCGCGGGGCCACCCGCGGTGTTGCGCAACGTGAGTGCCGACAAAAACCACTGGATCGCCTTCAAACTCGTCGGCGGCCCCAAGAGCCCGCGCGATGCCGTGGGCGCAGCCGTGTATGTGACTGCGGGCGTAATACGCCGGAGGGACGATGTGTTGAGCGGCGGGAGTTTCGCGTCGTCCAACGACCAACGGGTCCACTTCGGATTGGGCGAATCAGCAACCGCGGATGCAGTGGAAATCCATTGGCCGAGTGGCGTCATCCAAAAGCTCACCTCGTCGTTGCCGGCAGATAGGTACTACACCCTCGAAGAGGGGAAAACGCCGGTGCCGCAGACGCAGGGCAACGCGAAACCGTAAACGCAGTTATGCCCGAAAAGGGCGCTCAAATCTGAGATACCGTTTCCCCATTTTGTTCTGTATCTGTGCCGGATTACGACATCCGTCTTTTTGCATGCGGAAGCTGAAAAGCAGCGCGTGGGTCTGCAAATCATGAACGACAAGCACTAGATCTCAACGTACGTGCTGTAACTCTCATCCTGAATCTTTAGGAACGATCTAAAAACAACTTGCTTGCCACCGGCGGCGCGAACGCTCCAGTCGTTGTTGGCGGATGGCTTGGCGTCGAGCAGGTCGGAGCGATGAAAACGCGGCCGCGAATCGCCGATTGCGAACAACACTAAGGGGCCGTGAACAAGGGCTACGAGTTTCTCGTGTTGCCCATCGACGGGTTGCAACTCGAAGCCCATAGGCAGGTCGAGATCAATGCGATCGCCGTCCTTCCAAGTACGCCGGATTGCCGCGAATGCTCCCGGTTTCGCCGCAACGTCTGTGCGTTGGCCATTCACGCGAAGTGCAGGTTCGCTGGTGACCCACGCCGGAATCCTGATGTACAGAGTTTGTTCGACAGGCTGCGTGGTAGCGAATCGCATTGCGACGGAAGTCTCGAACGGGTACTTCGTCTCCTGCGTGAGCTTGCAACTCCCATCGCTGGCCTTCCAGATGAGCGTCGAAGGAACAAATAGATTTACACAAACGCCGTCTGTCGCTTTGAGATAGATGCTGATGTGGTAATCCGCTGCGACTTGCGGAAGCGTGCCTGAGCAGCACGGCCACTTGTCGTTGTGATAGACCTTTTTGCCAACGGTAGCGTAATCCGAATAATAGAAGCTAGTTCCGTCCGGCTGGATCGGTTTGGCGCCGAGCACAGTGTTGTACATCACGCGCTCCATGCTGTCGCCGTAAGTGGAGTCGCCGTCGGTTTGGAGAAGATATCGTGTCAGTTTGAAATGTGCGTACGCGCCGCAAGGAGTCTCGAAGCTCGAGTGCGACTTTTCCAGGCTGTCGCCAAGCTGGCCTTTGTTGAACTCTACAAATGCCTCGCTCGGTCCCCATCCGCCAGTGGCAAAGCTTTGTTCGGCGACCATGCGAAAGCCATTCCGCGCCGCTTTGCGGTGCCGTTCGCTGTCGAGCGTGAGGTAGGCCTGCATCGCCGAACAGAAGGCATTCATGTGGCTATAGGCGTGCTCACCCGCGAGCACGTTGATACCCTCCGAGAGCGGATTGAAATAGGTATCGTCTTCCAGGAAACGAGTTCCGAGCTCGCGATAGAACTTGTTGCCCGTCCGGCGATAGGCGAGGAACAGATTCTCCGGCAGCGTGTAGCTCTCGTCCCACGTGAACGACTCATCTTTGTGGGGCCGTGCCCGCTGCTCCGCTCGCGACAATGCTTTTTCAGGAAGATATTGCAACATGCCGCGCGTCAGCTTTTCGTGAATCGCCATCGCGTCGGGATCGTGTGCGAACTCGTGCGCGTCGATTAGCCCGCACGAGAGCTTGTCGTAGGTGTAGGCCGGTAGGCGATAGCCGGCGAAGAATGAAGCTTTGTCGTCGAGCGTGGCGCCGTAACCCTTCACCAGTCGATGAACCTTCGCCTTGGTCTCTTCCGATCCTGTGGCGGCATAGCATCGGGCCAACGCCGAAACATATTGGCCCAAGGTGTGCCCGGGAACGAAGCCGTGGAAGTCGCCCTTGGCGAGATCGAAGCCCGTGAGGTCGTACCAGCCACCCATGTCCTCGCCGGGCGCGGGCAGTCCGGCTTTCTGGCGGAAGACTTTCAGCAGGCGGTCTTCATCGAGCTTGAGAAAGAACGCATGGTTCTCGTCAAACTGTTTCTTCAGCGGACCATCGAGTAGCTGAACATCCCCGTAGTTGAAGGTCGTGAACCGATGCGCTTGCGATGGTCCTGCTTGGGCAGCGGACAGCCGGCTCGCATAGGAGCCGGCTGCCGCAATTCCAGCAGTCTTTAGAAAATCCCGACGATCCAGCATGCTGTACCTCGCCTAGCGAGTCGAGAAACTGAAGACCGTGACGGTGTGGTACTTCTGTCCCGGCTTCAGTTCGGCGGACGGGAAGTTCGCGTGGTTGGGTGTGTCGGGGAAATGCTGCGTCTCCAGGCACAATCCCGAGCGATGGGTGTAGGGCTTGCCGCCTTTGCCTTTTACGGCGCCATCGAGGAAGTTGCCGGAGTAGAACTGGATGCCGGGCTGATCGGTGAGTACTTTCAGCACGCGGCCGGAAGTTGGCTCGTACACTTCTGCAGCCTCGGCAAGCTTACCGCCTGTTGAGTCGAGCACCCAGTTGTGATCGTAGCCGTGGCCGCGCTTGAGTTGCTCATCGTCGTTGTTGATGCGTGCGCCGATCTCGGTGGATTTGCGGAAGTCGAAGGGCGTGCCGTCGACTGAAGTCAGCTCGCCAGTCGGAATCAAAGTCGCGTCCACGGGCGTGATTTTCGAGGCGTTGATCATGAGCTGATGTTTCAGAATGTCGCCTGACCCTTCGCCCGCCAGGTTGAAGTAGGAGTGATTGGTCAGGTTCACGACAGTGGCCTTGTCGGTCGTCGCCGAGTACTCGATCCGCAAATCGCCCTTGGTGAGCGTGTACTTCACGGTGGCGGTCATGTTCCCGGGGAAGCCCATCTCGCCGTCTTTGCTCACGTAGGTGAGTTCCACGCCGTTCGGGAGTTGCTTGCCTTGCCACACCACGTTGTTAAAACCGTGCGGGCCACCATGCAGCGTGTTCGGACCATCGTTCTTCGGCAGGTCGTATTTCTTCCCGTCGAGAGTGAATGCACCTTTGCCAATGCGATTGGCGTAGCGACCGATGATGGCGTCGAAAAATGCATTGTGCGCGCCGTTGAAGTTGTCATAGAAACCGGCAGCATCGTCGAAGCCGAGGATCACGTCGGCAGTCTTGCCGGCTTTATCGGGCGCTTTGAAGGAAACAAGCACGCCGCCGTAGGTCATGATGCGGGCTTCGTACGGGCCGTCGCTCAAGGTGTAGAGGTCGACGGCAGTGCCGTCCTGAACTTTGCCGAATGTTTGCTTAGTCACGTTGGTTTTCGCTTCCGCCATGCCGACGGTAAGAATAGCAAGGAGCGTCAGCACGAGAACTTTTGGGATTCGCTGCATGCACTCACCTCTAGAAACTGGAATCGTGCGCAAGGTCAGGAAGTGACGGCTGCCGACTTGCGCGCGTGCTCAGAAACTTTGATCAATTTTGGCAACACTGTGCCCAAACCGCTTGTGGCCGGCGTTCCGAAAGCGAAGTACAACTCGCTGTATAAGGCGTAGAGCTCGTCATACACGGCCTGCTCGGATGGTTGGGGCTCAAACATTTTGTGCGGCGGACAGATTTTGTCCTGCGCGTCTTCCACCGTCTTGAACGTGCCGGCCGCCAGAAAAGCAAAAATCGCGGAACCCAGGCTGGTCACGCTTTTCGAAGGAACCAGCACTGGCCTGCCGAGAACGTTCGCATACACCTGGTTCAGGACCGCGTTCTTCTGCGGAATGCCACCGGCGTTGATCACTCGTTTGATCTCGACACCGTTCTGCGCCATGCGATCGAGAATCACGCGAGTATGCAGGGCCGTACCTTCGATCGCAGCGAAGAGTTCGTCTTGCGCGGTGCTCTGCAAGTTCCAGCCTAGGGTAATGCCGCGGAGATTCGGATTCACCAGTACGGTGCGATCGCCATTGTCCCAGGTAAGTCGCAGCAAGCCGGTTTGACCGGCCCGATATTTGTCGAGTCCATGGCTCAGCGTTGCGACATCGGTGCCCGCGCGAGTGGCGATGGCATTGAAGATATCGCCCACTGCGGAGAGCCCGGCTTCAATGCCGGTGCGCGAGGGATGCACGCTGCCTTCCACCACGCCGCAGACGCCGGGAACCAGGTTCACCGACGGCGTGATGCCGATGATGCAAGTCGAAGTGCCGATGACGTTGACCATGTCGTCGGTGCGACAACCGGCGCCGATGGCGTCCCAGTGCGCGTCGAACGCGCCGACCGGAATCGGAATGCCGGCTTTGAGACCAAGTTGCTCCGCCCAATACGGACAGAGATGTCCGGCGATGTGATCGGACTGTGTGTACTCGCCTTCGAGCTTTCCGCGTACTCCAGCGAGCAGCGGGTCGACCTTTACGAGGAATTCTTCCGGGGGAAGCCCGCCGAGCTTGGGGTTCCAGAGCCACTTGTGGCCCATCGCGCAGGCGCTGCGCTTCACCTTCTTCGGATCAGTGATTCCGGCCAGCGTCGCGGCCACCATGTCGCAGTGTTCGAAAGCTGTGACGAACTCGGCGCGCTTGTCGGGATTGTGGCGCAGCCAATGCAGCAGCTTGGAGAAGCCCCACTCGGAGGAATAGACGCCGCCGCACCAATCGATGGCCGCTAGATGCTCGCGATGCGCGGCTTCCGTGATTTCGGCAGCTTCTCCCTTGGAGCGGTGATCGCACCAGAGGTAGTACTCGCCAAGCGGCGTGAGATCTTTGCCCACGGGAATGACGGAGGAGCCAGTGGTGTCGAGAGCAATCGCTTCGACCTGGTCGCCGGAGACGCCAGCTTTGTTCACGGCTTCGCGCGTAGCCTCGGCGAGCGATCGCATGTGGTCGTCATGCGATTGGGTAGCGTATTCGGGATCGTCGGAGCGACGGTGCAGCGGGTATTCTGCAACGGCGGAAGCGAGCATCCCGCGCTCGCTGTCTACGAGCGAGACGCGCACGCTCAAGGTCCCGAAATCTACTCCCGCGACGATAGCCATGATGAGATTTCCAAAGCGCTAGTTCGTGCGGCGCGGCGAGAAACGGATGCAGTAAAACAAGCCAACGATAAGCAACACAGCACCCCACCAGACATTCGCGTGATACTGGAAGAGCACCACAGGATTTGCGGGCGGATGAATCATTTCACGCACGCCGGCCTGCACGATCAGAATGCCGTTCCCGAGGAGAGAAAGGCCGATCCAAAACCAGATTGAAATTCCGCCTGTCGTCATTGTCTCTCCTACCAGAAGATGATTTGAAGAATGATGAATCCGACGGCGACTACGCAGGCCCAGAACGCAGGACGCATGTACATCGGCACATCGCCTTCGCTTGGAATTGGTGTCACTGACTTCACGAGCCCGACCAGTTCCGCGTCGGGCCTCGGCTTCGTGGCGTAGCTCACCACCACCGTGACCAGCGCGCAGATGAGACACGACCACAGGGCGCGATACATGTTCTCCGCCATCGCCTGTGCGTCGGGTGACATTGCGACGTAGCGCAGCGCCGAGGGATCGAGCTTCACCCAGGCGTACATGCCGACCGACGAGACGGTACCCGCAAGCAATCCCCAGAAGCCACCTGCATTCGTGGCCCTCTTCCAGAGCATGCCGAGAACGACGGTTGCGAAAAGCGGAGCGATGAAGAAGCTGAAGAGCGCTTGCACGTAATCCATGATGCTGGCGAATTTCATCACGAAGTATGCAGTGAGAATGCTGATGATTACGCCGCCAATCGTTGATGCACGTCCCATGTTTACGTAATGGGCATCGCTCGCATCCTTTTTGATCATCGCGCGGTAGATGTCATACGTCCACACCGTGGTAAAAGCGCTGACATTACCCGCCATGCCGGACATGAATCCAGCGATGAGCGCGGTGATACCGAGGCCGAGGAGGCCGGGGCCGCAGTAGCGCGCGAGCATCAAGGGCAGAACTTCGTTGTAGCTGTGTCCGTGGGTGGCAATAGCTTGGCTTTCGCCTACAAGCTTCATGGGCAGGACGGCGAGGGCGAGCAGTCCGGGCAGAATGACGATGAAGGGGACCAACATCTTGAAGGCGGCGCCAATGATCGGGGCCATCTTCGCCGAACGCATGTCCTTCGCGGCTAGTACGCGCTGCACCACCAGGAAATCCGTCGTCCAGTAGCCCATCGAAATAATCGCGCCCAGTCCGAAGACGATGCCGATCCAATTGATGCCCATCGGGTTGTCGCTGAATTTCCCGAGCGTGGACCAGAGGTGCGTGTACTCCGCTGAGGCATTGCGCGTGATTTGCGCCTTGAGGTTCGTCCAGCCGCCGGCTTCGATCAGGCCCATGATGGGGATGAGAAGCGCACCTGCCCATATCAAAATGAACTGCAAGACTTCGTTGAAGATGGCGGAACGCAGGCCGCCGAGGGTGACGTAGATGGCGACCGTGATGGACGAAACTATGATGCTGACGTTGATGTCCCAGCCGAGAACGACCTTCATCACCAGCGCCATCGAATACATGTTGATGCCACTCATCAGCACCGTCATGAACGCGAACGAAACGGCGGACAGTGCCCGACTGGGTTCACCGAAGCGCAGCTTCAAGTATCCCGGCACCGAGTGCGTCTTGGAGATGTAATAGAACGGCATCATCACAAGACCAAGGAAGATCATGGCGGGAATGGCGCCGATCCAGTACCAGTGGGCGGCGAGGATGCCGTATTGGTAGGCGGCCCCGGCCCAGCCCATCAGTTCGAGAGAGCCGAGGTTTGCGGAGAGGAAACTAAGGCCGGCGATCCACGCGGTCATCTCGCGTCCGGCCATGAAGAAGTCTTCGCCGGTCTTGGCTTGGCCCTTCAGCTGCCATCCAATGGCGAGGACGAGGGCGAAGTAGAACACGATGATGACAAGGTCGGTGCTTGAGAGGTTCACCAACCGGTCCGCTACGAAACTCGCAAGGAGTGGGCTCATGCGGTATCAGTCCTTCTTCTGGCCGTAATAAGAATTTGCTCCGTGTTTGCGCAGGAAATGCTTGTCGTGCAGGGCTTGTCCAATCGCCGCCGAGGATCCGTTGATCGACAGCGTGAAACACGCAATTCGCGCAATGTATTCGAGGATCGCGGCACTCTCGGCCGCCTTCATCGCACTGGCCCCCCAGGCAAATGGACCGTGGTTCGCCACAAGGATTCCCGGGACATGCGCTGCGCCAGTTTTATGTAACGTGCGCACGATGGCGTGGCCGGTATTCATCTCATAATCACCCGTGATTTCCTCGTCTGCCATGGGATCAGTGACTGGGACTGAACCGTGATAGTAGTCGGCATGCGTTGTGCCGAAGCAGGGAATCGGGCGCCGGGCCTGTGCCCAAGCAGTGGCGTATTCGGAATGCGAGTGGGCGACGCCGCCGATCTCCGGAAATGCGCGATAGAGCGCAAGGTGCGTCGCGAGGTCGGATGAAGGGCGGAGGTCGCCTTCCACGATCTTCCCTTCCATGTCAGTGACGACCAGATGTTCGGGTTTCATCGTGTCGTAGGGAACGCCGCTGGGCTTGATCACAATCAGGCCTTGCTCGCGGGAGACCCCGCTGACATTGCCGAAGGTATATAGAACGAGCCCTTTCCGCACCAACTCGAGGTTCGCTTCAAGGACTTCTGCACGGAGTTGCAATAAAAGCATGCTGGCGGCCGGAATCTCAAGTAATCGTTTACTTCGGTTGCACCAAACTAGAACACCATTACGGCTTTGTCAATTCACGCAGAGCAATTTTGGGGCGTAAAAAAGCGCCCCTTGGAGAGGGGCGCAATCGTGCAGTGGTGGAGGTCGAGGGCAGTCTGTGTTTCGCGCCCTCAAAGGAACTCAGCGCCAACCCGTCAAGCGGTAATAAGCGTCGTTCCAGCGCAACTCGTTCTTGCAAGCGTGAACAGTGGTGTCGTTGTCGATCAGCACGCACTCGATGCCCGCCATTTCGGCATAGTCCTGGAGATGTTGGGCGGTAAGGCACAAGCTGAAGCCGGTGTGGTGTGCGCCGCCGGCGTAGATCCAGCATGCGGCGGCCACGGCCAGGTTCGGCTCAGGAATCCAGACAGCGCGCGCTACGGGCAATTTGGGCAAAGGCACCTCGGGCGGAATGACATTCACTTTGTTGATGACCATCCGGAAGCGCTCGCCGACGTCCACGATTGTCGCCACGACGGCAGGACCGGTCTGCGAGTCGAAGACAAGGCGCACGGGATCGCCCTTGCCACCGATGCTGAGGGGATGGATCTCGCACGAAGGCTTGCCGCTGGCGATCGAGGGGCAAATCTCAAGCATGTGAGCCCCGAGTACGAGCCCGCCATTCTCAAGGTGATAGGTGTAGTCCTCCATGAATGACGTACCGGCATCGAGTCCGGCGGCCATCACTTTCATGGTGCGAACCAGCGCGGCAGTCTTCCAATCGCCTTCAGCGCCGAAGCCGTAACCGTCCGCCATCAGACGTTGCACCGCGATGCCCGGGAGTTGGTTAAGGCCGTGGAGGTCTTCGAAGGTGTCGGTGAAGGCGTGGAAGTTGCCGTCTTTGAGGAAATGGCGCAGGCCAAGCTCGATGCGTGCAGCGTCGAGCAGAGACGCGCGTTGCTTGCCCTTCGCGGTCAGCGGCTCGGAGAGGGTGTAGGTGTCCTCGTATTCTGATACTAGATGGTCTACATCCCTGTCGCTTGCGGCGTGAATGCGGGCCACGAGATCGCCGACACCGAAGCCATCTACCGAGTAGGCGAGCTGGATTTTCGCCTGCACTTTGTCGCCTTCAGTCACGGCAACGTTTCGCATGTTGTCGCCAAAACGTGCGACTTTCAAATGTTGCGCATCGTGCCAACCCGCCGCAGCGCGCGCCCAGGTGCCAAGCTCGGAGATAACTTCGAGATCCTGCCAGAAGCCAACCACGACCTTGCGGTCGAGGCGCATGCGGCTGCCGATGAAGCCGAACTCACGGTCGCCATGCGCGGCCTGGTTCAGGTTCATGAAATCCATGTCGATGGTGGCCCACGGCAACTCACGGTTGTATTGCGTGTGGAGATGTAGGAATGGTTTCTGCAGCGCCTTCAGCCCGGCAATCCACATCTTGGCGGGTGAGAAGGTATGCATCCAGGTGACGAGACCGATGCAGTGAGCGGCGTTGTTGGCCTCGCGACAGAGTTCGTGGACGGCGTCTGCGGTGGTGAGCACCGGCTTGAAAACGACGCGAACAGGCATCTGCGGCGTGGCATCGAGTCCACCCGCAATCTCGCGCGAATGTTCCGCGACCTTCTCCAG
This window encodes:
- a CDS encoding SCO family protein → MLLNIVIDTGHDQPETLASYAPKWNADPKGWHVLSGSLDQVQKVCHYFDMNYYPDEGLYIHSFHTAILDRKGKLVANLEGNEFTAQ
- a CDS encoding CRTAC1 family protein, which codes for MSLGILSRSSRDRCFSFFLAAALSLLNPHVSAGQEPNAGQGMGVSTSGTHAAVLDNQKRPITAGGFVDTGPVVFQDITAQAGLAAWNHVMGSEKKQFILETVGSGVALLDYDNDGWLDIYVVNGSTYDALNGKADSPHAALFHNNHDGTFTDVAKQAGVTNNRWGFGVAVGDYDNDGWPDVYVTNFGKNRLYHNNHDGTFTDVAEKAGVALGGWSTGPTFGDYDGDGKLDLFVPGYVQYDIAHPPVPGSDVVAFSTCEFRGIKVMCGPRGLKGEQDHLFHNNGDGTFTDVSEKAGVSDKNGYYGLASVFVDLNNDGRVDLAVADDSTPNYLYINKNNGTFEDASYASGYALNEDGHETASMGIAVGDYRNNGLLDLYNTVFSDDYNPLYRNDGDGNFTEVSYSMGIAEWTIPFLGWGTVFLDFDNDGWKDLLVANGHVYPEVDKSDWGTTFKQRPLLMHNVKGKFELMPAVTGSALASVYAGRGLAYGDLFNDGKIDAVINQLAGPPAVLRNVSADKNHWIAFKLVGGPKSPRDAVGAAVYVTAGVIRRRDDVLSGGSFASSNDQRVHFGLGESATADAVEIHWPSGVIQKLTSSLPADRYYTLEEGKTPVPQTQGNAKP
- a CDS encoding beta-L-arabinofuranosidase domain-containing protein, whose amino-acid sequence is MLDRRDFLKTAGIAAAGSYASRLSAAQAGPSQAHRFTTFNYGDVQLLDGPLKKQFDENHAFFLKLDEDRLLKVFRQKAGLPAPGEDMGGWYDLTGFDLAKGDFHGFVPGHTLGQYVSALARCYAATGSEETKAKVHRLVKGYGATLDDKASFFAGYRLPAYTYDKLSCGLIDAHEFAHDPDAMAIHEKLTRGMLQYLPEKALSRAEQRARPHKDESFTWDESYTLPENLFLAYRRTGNKFYRELGTRFLEDDTYFNPLSEGINVLAGEHAYSHMNAFCSAMQAYLTLDSERHRKAARNGFRMVAEQSFATGGWGPSEAFVEFNKGQLGDSLEKSHSSFETPCGAYAHFKLTRYLLQTDGDSTYGDSMERVMYNTVLGAKPIQPDGTSFYYSDYATVGKKVYHNDKWPCCSGTLPQVAADYHISIYLKATDGVCVNLFVPSTLIWKASDGSCKLTQETKYPFETSVAMRFATTQPVEQTLYIRIPAWVTSEPALRVNGQRTDVAAKPGAFAAIRRTWKDGDRIDLDLPMGFELQPVDGQHEKLVALVHGPLVLFAIGDSRPRFHRSDLLDAKPSANNDWSVRAAGGKQVVFRSFLKIQDESYSTYVEI
- a CDS encoding aldose epimerase family protein encodes the protein MQRIPKVLVLTLLAILTVGMAEAKTNVTKQTFGKVQDGTAVDLYTLSDGPYEARIMTYGGVLVSFKAPDKAGKTADVILGFDDAAGFYDNFNGAHNAFFDAIIGRYANRIGKGAFTLDGKKYDLPKNDGPNTLHGGPHGFNNVVWQGKQLPNGVELTYVSKDGEMGFPGNMTATVKYTLTKGDLRIEYSATTDKATVVNLTNHSYFNLAGEGSGDILKHQLMINASKITPVDATLIPTGELTSVDGTPFDFRKSTEIGARINNDDEQLKRGHGYDHNWVLDSTGGKLAEAAEVYEPTSGRVLKVLTDQPGIQFYSGNFLDGAVKGKGGKPYTHRSGLCLETQHFPDTPNHANFPSAELKPGQKYHTVTVFSFSTR
- a CDS encoding ribulokinase encodes the protein MAIVAGVDFGTLSVRVSLVDSERGMLASAVAEYPLHRRSDDPEYATQSHDDHMRSLAEATREAVNKAGVSGDQVEAIALDTTGSSVIPVGKDLTPLGEYYLWCDHRSKGEAAEITEAAHREHLAAIDWCGGVYSSEWGFSKLLHWLRHNPDKRAEFVTAFEHCDMVAATLAGITDPKKVKRSACAMGHKWLWNPKLGGLPPEEFLVKVDPLLAGVRGKLEGEYTQSDHIAGHLCPYWAEQLGLKAGIPIPVGAFDAHWDAIGAGCRTDDMVNVIGTSTCIIGITPSVNLVPGVCGVVEGSVHPSRTGIEAGLSAVGDIFNAIATRAGTDVATLSHGLDKYRAGQTGLLRLTWDNGDRTVLVNPNLRGITLGWNLQSTAQDELFAAIEGTALHTRVILDRMAQNGVEIKRVINAGGIPQKNAVLNQVYANVLGRPVLVPSKSVTSLGSAIFAFLAAGTFKTVEDAQDKICPPHKMFEPQPSEQAVYDELYALYSELYFAFGTPATSGLGTVLPKLIKVSEHARKSAAVTS
- a CDS encoding sodium:solute symporter family protein, translated to MSPLLASFVADRLVNLSSTDLVIIVFYFALVLAIGWQLKGQAKTGEDFFMAGREMTAWIAGLSFLSANLGSLELMGWAGAAYQYGILAAHWYWIGAIPAMIFLGLVMMPFYYISKTHSVPGYLKLRFGEPSRALSAVSFAFMTVLMSGINMYSMALVMKVVLGWDINVSIIVSSITVAIYVTLGGLRSAIFNEVLQFILIWAGALLIPIMGLIEAGGWTNLKAQITRNASAEYTHLWSTLGKFSDNPMGINWIGIVFGLGAIISMGYWTTDFLVVQRVLAAKDMRSAKMAPIIGAAFKMLVPFIVILPGLLALAVLPMKLVGESQAIATHGHSYNEVLPLMLARYCGPGLLGLGITALIAGFMSGMAGNVSAFTTVWTYDIYRAMIKKDASDAHYVNMGRASTIGGVIISILTAYFVMKFASIMDYVQALFSFFIAPLFATVVLGMLWKRATNAGGFWGLLAGTVSSVGMYAWVKLDPSALRYVAMSPDAQAMAENMYRALWSCLICALVTVVVSYATKPRPDAELVGLVKSVTPIPSEGDVPMYMRPAFWACVVAVGFIILQIIFW
- a CDS encoding L-ribulose-5-phosphate 4-epimerase, translated to MLLLQLRAEVLEANLELVRKGLVLYTFGNVSGVSREQGLIVIKPSGVPYDTMKPEHLVVTDMEGKIVEGDLRPSSDLATHLALYRAFPEIGGVAHSHSEYATAWAQARRPIPCFGTTHADYYHGSVPVTDPMADEEITGDYEMNTGHAIVRTLHKTGAAHVPGILVANHGPFAWGASAMKAAESAAILEYIARIACFTLSINGSSAAIGQALHDKHFLRKHGANSYYGQKKD
- the araA gene encoding L-arabinose isomerase — translated: MIDLKKFEVWFVTGSQHLYGPETLEKVAEHSREIAGGLDATPQMPVRVVFKPVLTTADAVHELCREANNAAHCIGLVTWMHTFSPAKMWIAGLKALQKPFLHLHTQYNRELPWATIDMDFMNLNQAAHGDREFGFIGSRMRLDRKVVVGFWQDLEVISELGTWARAAAGWHDAQHLKVARFGDNMRNVAVTEGDKVQAKIQLAYSVDGFGVGDLVARIHAASDRDVDHLVSEYEDTYTLSEPLTAKGKQRASLLDAARIELGLRHFLKDGNFHAFTDTFEDLHGLNQLPGIAVQRLMADGYGFGAEGDWKTAALVRTMKVMAAGLDAGTSFMEDYTYHLENGGLVLGAHMLEICPSIASGKPSCEIHPLSIGGKGDPVRLVFDSQTGPAVVATIVDVGERFRMVINKVNVIPPEVPLPKLPVARAVWIPEPNLAVAAACWIYAGGAHHTGFSLCLTAQHLQDYAEMAGIECVLIDNDTTVHACKNELRWNDAYYRLTGWR